The following proteins come from a genomic window of Candidatus Thiodiazotropha sp. CDECU1:
- a CDS encoding 4a-hydroxytetrahydrobiopterin dehydratase — protein sequence MALQKPKHDETYTDEEVEARLKAELPHWYLEKGWIRRKYKTSGWKGSMMVVNTVGHLAEAAFHHPDLAVSYAFVIVKLVTHSAKGITNKDFELARKIEEVIMWQPGLDGGALEGTPDDPRFKYIKYD from the coding sequence GTGGCACTGCAAAAACCCAAGCACGATGAGACCTACACTGATGAAGAGGTCGAGGCGCGTCTCAAAGCGGAGTTACCCCATTGGTATCTGGAGAAGGGATGGATCAGGCGAAAATACAAAACCAGTGGCTGGAAAGGTAGCATGATGGTGGTGAATACCGTTGGCCACCTGGCGGAGGCCGCTTTCCACCACCCGGACCTGGCGGTCTCCTATGCCTTCGTCATCGTCAAACTGGTCACCCACTCGGCCAAAGGCATCACCAACAAGGATTTCGAACTGGCGCGCAAAATCGAAGAGGTCATCATGTGGCAGCCCGGTCTCGATGGGGGCGCCCTAGAAGGCACCCCGGATGATCCTCGTTTCAAGTACATTAAATACGATTGA
- a CDS encoding NADH:flavin oxidoreductase/NADH oxidase, protein MSQLFTPYSLGGQNLDNRIVIAPMCQYSAVEGQATDWHLIHLGHLALSGAALLFIEATAITPQGRISPSDLGLWSDETENALGRVIKGVRAYSNMPIAIQLAHAGRKASTAVPWMGGSQLPLGQGGWQTCAPSPLAWGEEERSPAGLDLESMREIRRAFVTAAARAHRLGIEVIEIHAAHGYLLHQFLSPLSNRRDDNYGGSLENRLRFPLEVFQAVREALPPKVPVGMRISATDWVEGGWDMEQSLALAQALKQRDCAFIHVSSGGLSPLQQISAAPGFQVPFAEQIRRESGLPTIAVGLITEPEQAETIVATQQADLVALARGILYNPRWPWHAAATLGDQVSAPPQYWRSPPYGINALFKDQ, encoded by the coding sequence ATGAGCCAACTCTTTACCCCCTATAGCCTGGGTGGACAAAACCTGGATAACCGTATCGTTATCGCCCCCATGTGCCAATATTCGGCAGTTGAAGGTCAGGCCACCGACTGGCACCTGATCCACCTCGGCCATCTTGCCCTCTCCGGCGCCGCCCTGCTCTTCATCGAGGCCACCGCGATCACACCCCAGGGGCGCATCTCGCCCAGCGATCTCGGTCTCTGGTCGGATGAGACCGAAAACGCCCTGGGACGGGTAATCAAGGGAGTGCGCGCCTATTCGAACATGCCCATCGCCATCCAGTTGGCCCATGCGGGACGCAAGGCCTCCACCGCTGTACCCTGGATGGGCGGTAGTCAACTGCCCCTGGGACAGGGAGGATGGCAAACCTGCGCCCCCTCCCCCCTGGCTTGGGGTGAGGAGGAACGCTCGCCTGCCGGGTTGGATCTGGAGAGTATGCGCGAGATACGCCGGGCCTTCGTCACCGCCGCCGCCCGCGCCCATCGACTGGGCATAGAGGTGATTGAAATCCATGCCGCCCACGGTTATCTGCTGCATCAGTTTCTGTCGCCACTCTCCAACCGGCGTGACGATAACTATGGAGGCTCCCTGGAGAACCGTCTGCGCTTTCCCCTGGAGGTTTTCCAGGCGGTGCGGGAGGCACTCCCTCCCAAAGTGCCGGTGGGCATGCGTATCTCCGCCACGGACTGGGTAGAGGGGGGCTGGGATATGGAGCAGAGCCTGGCCCTTGCCCAGGCGTTGAAACAGCGGGATTGCGCCTTCATTCATGTCTCCAGCGGCGGTCTCTCCCCCTTGCAGCAGATTTCCGCCGCCCCCGGCTTTCAGGTCCCTTTCGCTGAACAGATTCGCAGGGAGAGCGGCCTGCCCACCATTGCGGTGGGGCTGATCACCGAGCCGGAGCAGGCGGAAACCATTGTCGCCACGCAACAGGCCGATCTGGTGGCCCTGGCGCGGGGCATACTCTACAACCCCCGCTGGCCCTGGCATGCCGCCGCCACCCTGGGTGACCAGGTCAGCGCACCGCCTCAATATTGGCGCTCACCGCCCTACGGCATCAATGCCCTATTCAAAGATCAGTGA
- a CDS encoding sigma-54-dependent transcriptional regulator: MSTRPDVYFIDDEIDLRLANEQTLELAGFQVQVFEKAEDVLQLIDDQTSGIVVSDIRLPGIDGLTLLQRLQQVDTTLPIILITGHGDISMAVDAMQKGAYDFIEKPFSAERLVETVRRALEKRRLILENRTLKNELDAENSLGPRIIGKTPAIKALKNTIYQLADTAADILLMGETGTGKELVARSLHEHSKRRDKNFVAVNCGAIPENLIESELFGHEKGAFTGAETRRIGKFEYANHGSVFLDELESMPLSAQVRLLRVLQERSLERVGSNESIDLDIRIIAATKVDLKAAAERGEFREDLYYRLNVVTLELPPLRERREDIPLLFQHFLLVAAARYGKVAPAMPDNISQKLMAFNWPGNVRELRNAAERFVLLGDECGLQLDDNSAMSPCVPMTLPEHVEAFERAMIEQALSESDGVIKQTMELLGLPRKTLYDKMQKYGLDKHRYK, encoded by the coding sequence ATGAGTACCAGACCTGATGTCTATTTTATCGATGATGAAATCGATCTCCGCTTGGCCAATGAGCAGACCCTTGAACTGGCCGGTTTCCAGGTTCAGGTTTTTGAAAAGGCCGAGGATGTTCTGCAGCTGATCGATGATCAGACCAGCGGCATCGTGGTCAGTGACATTCGATTGCCGGGTATTGATGGCCTTACGCTGCTGCAGAGACTCCAACAAGTGGATACAACCCTGCCCATCATATTGATTACGGGTCATGGGGACATTTCCATGGCGGTGGATGCCATGCAGAAAGGTGCCTATGACTTTATTGAGAAACCCTTTTCCGCAGAGCGATTGGTGGAAACTGTGCGCAGGGCCCTGGAAAAACGCAGACTCATCCTTGAAAACCGAACATTAAAAAACGAGTTGGATGCGGAAAACTCCCTAGGGCCTCGCATCATTGGTAAGACACCGGCTATTAAGGCACTGAAAAACACCATCTATCAACTTGCTGATACCGCTGCTGATATTTTGCTGATGGGCGAGACGGGAACCGGTAAGGAGCTGGTGGCACGTTCCCTTCATGAACACAGCAAAAGAAGAGATAAAAATTTTGTAGCCGTGAACTGCGGTGCCATCCCGGAAAATCTGATCGAAAGTGAACTCTTCGGTCACGAAAAGGGCGCCTTCACCGGTGCGGAAACTCGACGCATTGGAAAATTCGAATATGCCAATCATGGTAGTGTTTTTCTGGATGAACTTGAATCCATGCCCCTGTCAGCACAGGTCCGACTATTGCGTGTACTACAGGAACGATCCCTGGAACGGGTAGGATCCAATGAGAGCATCGATCTGGATATCCGAATCATTGCAGCCACCAAGGTTGATCTTAAAGCCGCAGCTGAACGGGGTGAGTTCAGGGAGGATCTCTACTATCGATTAAACGTTGTAACCCTGGAACTCCCGCCATTACGCGAACGTCGTGAAGACATCCCTCTACTGTTCCAGCACTTTCTACTGGTTGCTGCCGCACGCTATGGTAAGGTAGCACCTGCAATGCCGGACAATATCAGTCAGAAACTGATGGCCTTCAATTGGCCTGGTAATGTGAGAGAACTACGCAATGCCGCAGAGCGCTTCGTACTGCTTGGCGATGAGTGCGGCCTCCAACTGGATGATAACTCTGCTATGTCTCCTTGCGTCCCCATGACCCTACCTGAACATGTTGAGGCCTTTGAACGGGCGATGATCGAGCAGGCCCTATCCGAATCTGACGGGGTGATAAAACAGACCATGGAGCTGCTCGGATTGCCGAGAAAAACCCTTTATGACAAGATGCAGAAATATGGCCTGGACAAACACAGATATAAATAA
- a CDS encoding TAXI family TRAP transporter solute-binding subunit — MNITRRSILAAGTALLTASMMIPVTAAAKERVVFSGGPAGGTFQVVANAVQVYKPIKASKDFRVKAQSSAGSVENLRKVNSGKAQMGVVYSGHVYLGRNGQMKNDTRKYEDVMAVAWLYGAPAQLVTRKGSGIKSTKDLVGKKVGVGNAGSGAFANCELFFTHMGVWDSVERNAMGYNDAAQAFGNNQLDAFWLFTAFPSGAVIMAAQTNDIELVNVGKDAQDSGFFEKYPYFSQLAVPAGTYRGVDTESPSFQDSALWVANSKVSDDTVYNMLSIMYTDEGLAHMKAQKKTFKHMSLDTGTQGVVTPWHPGAIKFWKEKGMM, encoded by the coding sequence ATGAATATCACACGCAGATCAATCCTGGCCGCCGGAACGGCCCTGCTCACTGCCAGCATGATGATACCTGTCACAGCGGCAGCCAAAGAGAGGGTGGTTTTCAGTGGTGGCCCGGCAGGCGGAACCTTCCAGGTCGTCGCCAACGCTGTCCAGGTTTACAAACCTATAAAGGCCTCGAAAGACTTCCGTGTCAAGGCACAGTCCTCGGCCGGATCGGTTGAAAACCTGCGCAAGGTAAACTCGGGCAAGGCCCAGATGGGTGTGGTCTATTCCGGCCACGTCTACCTCGGTCGCAACGGACAGATGAAAAACGATACCAGGAAGTATGAGGATGTCATGGCTGTTGCATGGCTCTACGGCGCACCGGCCCAGCTGGTGACGCGTAAGGGTTCCGGCATCAAAAGCACCAAGGATCTTGTAGGCAAAAAGGTCGGTGTTGGTAACGCCGGTTCAGGCGCCTTCGCTAACTGCGAGCTTTTCTTCACCCACATGGGCGTATGGGATAGTGTCGAACGTAATGCCATGGGTTATAACGACGCAGCACAGGCATTCGGTAATAATCAGCTGGATGCCTTCTGGCTGTTCACGGCCTTTCCCAGTGGCGCTGTAATCATGGCAGCCCAAACCAATGACATTGAATTGGTCAATGTGGGTAAGGATGCTCAGGATAGTGGCTTCTTCGAGAAATACCCCTACTTCTCCCAGTTGGCCGTACCCGCCGGCACCTATCGTGGCGTTGATACTGAATCTCCCTCGTTCCAGGACTCAGCCCTTTGGGTAGCCAATTCCAAGGTCTCAGATGACACCGTCTACAATATGCTTTCAATCATGTATACCGACGAAGGCCTGGCTCACATGAAGGCACAGAAAAAGACCTTCAAGCACATGAGCCTCGACACCGGGACTCAGGGGGTTGTTACTCCCTGGCATCCTGGCGCCATCAAGTTCTGGAAAGAGAAAGGTATGATGTAA
- a CDS encoding sensor histidine kinase encodes MSEIFKNRYLIGIIIIGTLAVTFWVSHRVIWSNELRTLSFANRQQLEQFASHLDSQLSRYQFTPQLVAKNSLLVELLNDPKNDSLVEVVNLLLREINEITSASDTYLMDRTGLTLAASNWADENPFVGKNFSFRPYFSEAMEGKVGRYFALGTTSKKRGYYFSYPVTYNAEKIGVIVVKMDLSQIEKYWSERHSQFIVSDPDGIIFITTNLDWLYKSIVPLPPKALERIKASRRYEDSDIQALKLKNMATISDSSLIIQIDTGDTTDEYLSSFYDMQAAGWSVRILTPLEDLRQQSLINAFTILLIALSLLLISLLVWQWIRRHQVRERIHQEAHKQLEKKVSLRTTDLQNEIDEHKQTEKTLRETQGELIQTAKLAVLGQMSASISHELNNPLAAIRSYADNARKFLSINKHEKADDNLQRIAQLTDRMSRISSQLKFFSRKSSGQLESVNIAPIIQTAIEISRPQIKQLAISIDTENVDSSIIAHVDIIQLEQVLINLINNAIYAIGTHSPGTITITTEQDTGQIMIHVDDTGPGIDEQKLEMIFEPFYTTRESGLGLGLSISARIIDSMNGGLAVNNLKPSGARFTITLPDSDEGI; translated from the coding sequence ATGTCCGAGATTTTTAAAAATCGCTATTTGATTGGAATCATTATCATTGGCACCCTTGCAGTAACGTTTTGGGTTTCCCATCGGGTCATCTGGAGCAACGAATTACGCACCCTGAGCTTCGCTAACCGGCAGCAACTTGAACAGTTCGCCAGTCATCTTGATTCGCAACTCTCCCGATATCAATTCACGCCTCAGTTAGTGGCCAAAAATTCACTGTTGGTTGAGCTGCTGAATGATCCGAAAAATGACTCCCTGGTGGAGGTGGTCAATCTCTTACTGCGGGAGATTAATGAGATCACCAGTGCTTCCGACACCTATCTGATGGATAGAACCGGCTTAACCCTGGCAGCCAGCAATTGGGCTGATGAAAATCCCTTCGTTGGAAAGAATTTCAGTTTTCGCCCCTATTTCTCTGAAGCCATGGAGGGCAAAGTCGGCCGTTACTTCGCCCTTGGGACAACTTCCAAGAAACGCGGTTATTACTTCTCTTACCCAGTTACATACAACGCTGAGAAGATCGGGGTCATCGTGGTTAAGATGGATCTTTCGCAGATTGAAAAATACTGGTCCGAGAGACATTCCCAGTTCATTGTCAGCGATCCGGATGGAATTATATTTATTACCACGAACCTGGATTGGCTGTACAAGAGCATTGTACCTCTACCCCCTAAAGCCCTGGAACGCATCAAGGCAAGCCGTCGTTACGAGGATTCGGATATCCAAGCACTGAAGCTGAAGAATATGGCAACGATATCTGACAGTAGCCTAATTATTCAGATCGATACGGGAGACACAACAGATGAATATCTTTCAAGCTTTTATGATATGCAGGCGGCAGGCTGGTCAGTTCGCATTCTGACCCCCTTGGAGGATTTGAGGCAACAAAGTCTAATCAATGCATTCACCATACTGCTGATTGCTCTATCCTTGCTACTGATCAGCCTGCTTGTCTGGCAATGGATCAGACGACATCAAGTGCGTGAACGAATTCATCAAGAAGCGCATAAACAACTGGAAAAGAAAGTCTCGCTCAGAACCACCGACCTGCAGAATGAAATTGACGAACACAAGCAGACTGAAAAGACACTGCGTGAAACACAAGGGGAACTGATTCAAACCGCTAAGCTAGCCGTCCTGGGCCAGATGTCAGCCAGCATAAGCCATGAGCTTAACAATCCACTTGCGGCAATCCGCAGCTATGCTGACAATGCACGTAAATTTCTATCCATCAATAAACATGAGAAGGCGGATGACAACCTGCAGCGGATTGCCCAACTGACAGATCGCATGTCAAGAATCAGCTCCCAACTGAAATTTTTCTCCCGTAAATCGAGTGGTCAGCTTGAATCAGTCAATATCGCTCCAATCATACAAACTGCCATCGAGATTTCCCGGCCGCAGATTAAACAGTTGGCGATCTCCATCGACACTGAAAATGTGGACAGCAGCATCATTGCCCATGTTGATATTATCCAACTGGAGCAGGTATTGATTAACCTCATCAACAATGCCATTTATGCGATCGGCACTCATTCTCCAGGCACCATTACTATCACTACCGAGCAGGATACAGGGCAGATTATGATTCATGTGGATGATACAGGACCGGGAATCGATGAACAGAAGCTTGAAATGATCTTTGAACCCTTCTACACCACACGAGAATCTGGGCTTGGACTTGGGCTTTCGATATCAGCCAGAATCATCGATAGCATGAATGGCGGATTAGCGGTTAATAATTTAAAGCCAAGTGGTGCACGCTTCACCATAACACTACCTGATTCGGATGAAGGAATATGA
- a CDS encoding TusE/DsrC/DsvC family sulfur relay protein, translated as MTQTATQSANTASPPLLFDEEGFLIDHLTWTEQLAQDMAQQEGVDNLSEQHWQLLRHIRDRYLSLGSLPNMRLVCRATGIPRWKVHSLFGSCLSIWRIAGLPDPGEEAKAYLS; from the coding sequence ATGACCCAGACTGCAACCCAATCCGCCAACACCGCTTCACCGCCCCTGCTGTTCGATGAGGAGGGATTTCTCATCGATCACCTGACATGGACCGAACAGCTTGCCCAGGATATGGCCCAGCAGGAGGGAGTCGACAATCTGAGCGAGCAGCACTGGCAACTGCTGCGGCATATCCGTGATCGCTACCTGAGCCTGGGCTCCCTGCCAAACATGCGCCTGGTCTGCCGCGCCACCGGCATCCCGCGCTGGAAGGTGCACAGCCTGTTCGGTAGCTGCCTGAGCATCTGGCGCATCGCCGGACTCCCCGATCCCGGTGAGGAAGCCAAGGCCTACCTGAGCTGA
- a CDS encoding ferredoxin--NADP reductase: MEKWLEGKVVEKRHWSDKLYSIRLKAPVDGFTAGQFTRLALEIDGERVARPYSFVNPPQDELLEVHFNEVENGPLSPRLAALEPGDRVWVSARANGFFTLEQLPQSENLWMIATGTALGVYLSILRTELPWQRFQQIVLVHNVRYKDQLSYGEEIATLKQDYGERFRYLPITSQEQLQDALQGRILAALEDGRLERHAGVELTPQKSHVMLCGNMGMIREVSAALEARGMRKHRKKEPGHFTTEKYH, from the coding sequence ATGGAGAAGTGGTTGGAAGGCAAGGTTGTGGAAAAACGGCACTGGAGTGACAAACTCTACTCCATTCGTCTCAAGGCGCCCGTGGATGGCTTTACTGCCGGGCAGTTCACCCGCCTGGCCCTGGAGATCGACGGGGAGCGTGTGGCGCGGCCCTACTCCTTCGTCAATCCGCCCCAGGATGAGCTGTTGGAAGTCCATTTCAACGAGGTGGAGAACGGCCCCTTGAGTCCTCGACTGGCGGCGCTGGAGCCGGGTGACCGGGTCTGGGTCTCAGCCAGGGCAAATGGCTTTTTCACCCTCGAGCAACTGCCCCAGAGCGAAAATCTCTGGATGATCGCCACGGGGACTGCGCTGGGGGTCTATCTCTCCATTCTGCGTACCGAGCTCCCATGGCAGCGATTCCAGCAGATCGTCCTGGTACACAATGTCCGTTACAAGGATCAACTCAGCTATGGTGAGGAGATCGCCACCCTGAAACAGGATTACGGCGAGCGCTTCCGCTATCTGCCGATCACCAGTCAGGAGCAGTTGCAGGACGCCCTGCAGGGGCGCATTCTCGCTGCCCTGGAGGATGGTCGTCTGGAGAGGCATGCCGGTGTCGAACTGACGCCGCAGAAGTCGCATGTGATGCTCTGCGGCAACATGGGCATGATCCGGGAGGTCTCAGCAGCCCTGGAGGCCCGTGGCATGCGTAAACATCGCAAGAAGGAGCCGGGGCACTTCACCACCGAGAAGTATCACTGA